The Candidatus Delongbacteria bacterium genome includes the window TAAAGAATTGATTGAGCGATTAGCGATAAACGATAAACGATTAACTTATTGGTGTAGTGAGTTAGATTCCGGCATTTACCATGCTATGAATAAGGGCATAACCCAGGCTAAAGGTGAGTATCTATTATTTTTAAATTCAGGTGATTATTTTTGTGATGAA containing:
- a CDS encoding glycosyltransferase; the protein is MKLSVITINRNDVLGLQNTTDSVLSQTSFDFEYIIIDGASTDGSKELIERLAINDKRLTYWCSELDSGIYHAMNKGITQAKGEYLLFLNSGDYFCDE